In Dryobates pubescens isolate bDryPub1 chromosome 8, bDryPub1.pri, whole genome shotgun sequence, a genomic segment contains:
- the SH2D1B gene encoding SH2 domain-containing protein 1B produces MEFPFFHGKITRGTCEERLSRNGKNGSYLIRESESVEGALCLCVLFEKVVYTYRIFREHQGHFRIQTSEGVPQKIFKTLKDLIYTFEKPDQGLAINLRYPVNKPKDSQRSWWLKSGKDTIYDEIDDSDYISFLS; encoded by the exons ATGGAGTTCccattttttcatggcaagataACGAGAGGGACCTGTGAAGAGCGGCTGAGCAGGAATGGAAAGAACGGGAGCTATTTAATACGCGAGAGTGAGAGCGTGGAAGGAGCCTTGTGCCTCTGTGTTCT ATTTGAAAAGGTTGTCTACACTTATCGTATCTTCAGGGAACACCAAGGACATTTTAGGATACAG ACTTCTGAAGGTGTTCCCCAGAAGATCTTCAAAACATTAAAGGACCTCATATACACTTTTGAAAAGCCAGATCAAGGACTAGCAATAAACCTCCGCTACCCAGTAAACAAACCAAAGGACTCACAAAGAAGCTGGTGGCTCAAGTCAGGAAAGGACACCATTTATGATG AAATTGATGACAGTGACTACATCTCTTTCCTGTCCTGA